GCCCGCCGTGTTCGTCCGGCTGGCCGCGCTTCCCCTTACCGCCAGCGGAAAGCTGGACCGGCGGGCGCTGCCCGCGCCGGCCGCGCCGGAAGAGAGCGCCGCGTACGCGGCACCGGAAACCGAGACCGAAGAGGTCCTCGCCGCCATCTGGGCCGAAGCACTCGGGCTCGACCGGGTCGGTGTCGAGGACAACTTCTACGCCCTCGGCGGCGATTCGCTGCGCAGCCTGCAGATCACGTCGATGACGAAGTCCGCCTTCGACGTCGAAATCACTCCCAGGGACGTGCTCACCACCGGCACCGTGCTGGCGCTGGCGGAGCTCGTCGAAGAACGGGTCCTGCAGGACCTCGAGCGGCTCGCCGCCGGACAGGACCACTGAGCAAACCCCTTACAGGAAAGGTGAAGCACATGCCGGAAGACGCCGAATTCCAGGTACTGGTCAACGACGAAGGCCAGTACTCGCTGTGGCCGGTGGCGAACGAGATCCCCGCGGGCTGGCGCGCCGACGGGTTCCGCGGCGGCCGCCAGGAGTGCATGGACCACGTCGACGAGGTCTGGACCGACATGCGGCCGCTCAGTCTCCAGCGGCAGATGGCGGCCGACGGCTGAGCCGTCCGCACGTCCCGCTCCCACCGAACCGGCCCGCACCGAATCGACGCGGAAGGTCCCCCTTCATGCCCTCTCCTTCGACGTTTTCCCAGACTCTCCGGGTTCCGGCCGGGGACCCGCGGTCCGCGGCCGACGGGCGGCTGCAGCGGCTGCTCACCGGCCTGTGTCACAAGCACGGCGTGCCCGCCGCCCAGCTCGTCGTCCACGACGGCGACCGGACGAGCGCGGTGGCCGTCGGGGCCGGCGTCACAGCGAAGTTCCCGGCCGGCTCCATCACGAAGGCGTTCACCGCGGCGCTGGCGATGCTGCTCGTCGCCGACGGCGACCTGAGCCCGGACGACCCCCTTTCCGAGCACCTGGACGGCCTCGGGCCGCAGGTCGGCAGACCCACCGTCGAGCAGGTCCTGAGCCACACCGGCGGGTTGCCCGCCGCGCTCGGGGCCGCTGCCGACGGGGCCGGGTCGGGCCGCCGGTACCTGCGGGCGTGCCGCGACGCCGGGCTCATCCAGCCGCCCGGACAGGGCTTCTCCTATTCCAACGCCGGCTACGTGCTCGCCGGGTACGTGGTCGAAGCCATCACGGGGATGAGCTGGTGGGAGGCGATGGACACGCTGCTGCTCGACGAACTCGGGATCGCCGCAGCGTTCGTCGTCGAGCCGGGCACGCGACGCCGGGCCGGCGCCCACCTCAGCGGGCACGCCGTGCACGCCGCCACCGGCCGAGCCCGGCCCGTCGCGCAGACCCTGACCCCCGCCGAGGCCGCGGCCGGCGCGCTCGCGCTGAGCGCCGAAGACCTCGCTGCCTTCGGGCTCATGTTCTGCGGCGGGGACGGCCCGCTGCCGGCGGACCTGCTCGGGCTGATGCGCCGTCCGGTGCCGGGAGCGGAACCGTTCGGCCTGGCCGACGGCTGGGGTCTCGGCCTGGCGGTCTACCGGGGCGCCGACGCCGACTGGGCCGGTCACGACGGCACCGCCGACGGCACCTCGTGCCACCTGCGGGTGGACCCGGACCACGGCCGGGTCGTCGCGCTCACCACCAACGCGAACACCGGCTCGGCGCTGTGGACGGACCTGGTCGCCGCCCTGCGCGCCGACGGCCTGCCGGTCGGCGACTACGAGCTGCCCAGCGGCCTCGGCCGGGCCGCCGGCCCGGCCGCCGACCTGTCGGGCCGCTACACCAACGGCGACCTGGAGTACCAGGTCGACGTGCGCGCGGACGGCGGCGCCGTGCTCGTGGTCGACGGCGAGGTCTACCCCGAGCTGGCGATGCTGCGCGACGGGTCGTTCTCGGTGCGCGAACCCGGCACCGGCCGCCGGATCATCGGCGGCCGCTTCCTGACCGACCCGGCCACCGGGGCCGTCAGCGCCATGCAGGCCGGGGGCCGCGTCGCCCGGCGACGCCGCCGGGCGTCCTGATCTCCGCCTGCCCCGGACCACCCCGACTCGTGTTGTGAGGAAACGGAAGCGATGACCACCTCGAGGAAGAGCCGCATCGACGCGCTGCCCGCGGAGCTGCGGGAGACGCTCAAGCGCCGGCTGGCCGGGCGGGCGGAGCGGACCGAC
This window of the Amycolatopsis balhimycina FH 1894 genome carries:
- a CDS encoding MbtH family protein, giving the protein MPEDAEFQVLVNDEGQYSLWPVANEIPAGWRADGFRGGRQECMDHVDEVWTDMRPLSLQRQMAADG
- a CDS encoding serine hydrolase domain-containing protein → MPSPSTFSQTLRVPAGDPRSAADGRLQRLLTGLCHKHGVPAAQLVVHDGDRTSAVAVGAGVTAKFPAGSITKAFTAALAMLLVADGDLSPDDPLSEHLDGLGPQVGRPTVEQVLSHTGGLPAALGAAADGAGSGRRYLRACRDAGLIQPPGQGFSYSNAGYVLAGYVVEAITGMSWWEAMDTLLLDELGIAAAFVVEPGTRRRAGAHLSGHAVHAATGRARPVAQTLTPAEAAAGALALSAEDLAAFGLMFCGGDGPLPADLLGLMRRPVPGAEPFGLADGWGLGLAVYRGADADWAGHDGTADGTSCHLRVDPDHGRVVALTTNANTGSALWTDLVAALRADGLPVGDYELPSGLGRAAGPAADLSGRYTNGDLEYQVDVRADGGAVLVVDGEVYPELAMLRDGSFSVREPGTGRRIIGGRFLTDPATGAVSAMQAGGRVARRRRRAS